A genomic region of Magnolia sinica isolate HGM2019 chromosome 6, MsV1, whole genome shotgun sequence contains the following coding sequences:
- the LOC131249318 gene encoding disease resistance protein At4g27190-like isoform X3 has translation MELLSPVVDIVLFFVKPVSRFCVKPVYQRIRYLTHLNNNVETLKQEKEELQNKRNEIQADVNHAVSVGKRRIPVVENWLTEVSKIETEVDPMILEFEERRTCFNGCCTDYFSRYKLGKRVVKKLEDVKNLKVKGAFGEVAESPRPVPERQPSIPRGQQNTFNKTKEEILQCLRDEENGVVGVYGMGGIGKTTLMGAINDSLIRTGEFGVVIWVTVSKDLNLGLIQEQIGKKLEIRFDSNEDMEEKRHKLYARLKNVNYLLILDDLWEKISLKQVGIPKPDKINRCKIAITTRSFAVCNDMDVDKAIKVGALTEEEAWNFFCETCGDVAQSSEIRTVAEEVVKECGGLPLAIKTVGGAMKRKDRKELWEDALRALKGSSPEVPGMERQVFLPLKLSYDYLENEEIKSCFLYCSLFPEDYHIPIDWLVRYWATEEGFIKNVNNLEEASNKVHRILERIKDACLLDKGHLIATFSNYDDTVKMHDLLRDLAIWITSQLSSSSKDGSKFFVKTGEGLVQPPEEKMWGGMVRISLMRNKIEHLQITPDCPHLVSLFLNDNYQLRTIHGGFFELMPNLQILDLSYTCIESLPVSLSLLMNLRALVLTNCRHLVEVSQLGKLEELQLLDLSGSGLKSLPQGIASLIKLKWLDLSSMEDLIPNIPWDMIFGLPSLEVLRMMELKHVDGATFSKAATMTRLTSLRIQLYHLNGFIAHDMFHRWFSGLRRFHVQGEYQKRKGFESFVLETGKHISIRGCDNFPCGIEGLIKHATSLRLENCKGLTDLSKFQGDLKSLTYLQVIKCSGVECIIDCREVGDDVFQCLQWLSLSDLPNLEKVFDGGAPQPNTRLQNLRKIYVFRCPKIRCLFSSNMVEYLHQLEEIRVQFCYEMEEIIEGDMLPHNSFPRLRILQLAGLSKLVSICRQRLIFKSLEEMEVTYCPMLKKLPLFSSSIHQIKGEIEGEREWWEGLEWEDENTKSLCSTIYNLQRSFLIEK, from the coding sequence aTGGAGTTGTTAAGTCCAGTTGTGGATATCGTTCTCTTCTTCGTGAAACCTGTTTCTCGCTTCTGCGTGAAACCTGTTTATCAGCGAATTCGTTATCTCACACACCTCAATAACAACGTGGAGACATTGAAGCAGGAAAAGGAAGAACTACAAAACAAGCGTAACGAAATTCAAGCGGACGTCAACCATGCTGTATCAGTCGGAAAGAGACGGATACCCGTGGTGGAGAATTGGCTCACGGAAGTCAGTAAAATCGAAACCGAAGTGGATCCAATGATATTAGAGTTCGAAGAAAGGAGAACATGCTTTAATGGTTGTTGCACTGATTACTTCTCACGCTACAAACTCGGAAAAAGGGTCGTTAAAAAGCTCGAAGACGTCAAAAACCTCAAAGTAAAAGGTGCCTTCGGCGAGGTGGCTGAGAGCCCTCGTCCGGTGCCGGAGAGGCAACCATCGATACCACGTGGACAGCAAAACACGTTTAATAAAACTAAGGAGGAGATATTGCAATGCTTACGCGACGAGGAGAATGGAGTCGTAGGTGTTTATGGAATGGGCGGAATAGGCAAAACAACTCTCATGGGAGCTATAAACGATAGCCTCATCAGAACCGGTGAGTTCGGCGTCGTCATTTGGGTAACCGTGTCCAAAGACCTCAACTTGGGATTAATCCAAGAGCAGATTGGAAAGAAATTGGAGATCAGGTTCGACAGCAACGAAGACATGGAAGAGAAGAGGCACAAGCTGTATGCTCGGTTGAAGAATGTGAATTATCTGCTCATTCTAGATGATCTATGGGAAAAAATTAGCTTGAAGCAAGTTGGAATTCCAAAGCCCGACAAGATAAACAGATGCAAGATTGCCATAACCACCCGATCCTTTGCCGTGTGTAATGATATGGACGTTGATAAGGCGATTAAAGTCGGGGCTCTCACGGAGGAGGAAGCATGGAATTTCTTCTGTGAAACATGTGGGGATGTGGCTCAGTCATCAGAGATTCGAACAGTGGCAGAGGAGGTTGTGAAGGAGTGCGGCGGATTACCACTTGCAATTAAGACAGTGGGAGGGGCCATGAAACGCAAAGATAGGAAAGAGCTATGGGAGGATGCATTGAGGGCATTGAAAGGATCATCACCTGAGGTTCCAGGTATGGAGCGTCAAGTATTTCTTCCTTTGAAACTTAGCTATGATTACTTGGAAAATGAAGAGATAAAATCTTGTTTCCTGTATTGCTCATTGTTTCCGGAAGATTATCATATACCAATAGATTGGCTAGTAAGATACTGGGCCACGGAGGAAGGATTCATAAAAAATGTGAATAACTTAGAAGAAGCATCAAACAAGGTGCATCGCATTCTTGAAAGAATCAAGGATGCATGCCTCTTGGATAAAGGGCATCTAATAGCGACGTTCTCTAATTACGATGACACCGTTAAGATGCATGATTTGCTCCGCGACCTAGCCATATGGATCACTTCACAATTGTCATCGTCATCCAAGGACGGTTCAAAATTCTTTGTGAAAACCGGGGAGGGATTAGTGCAGCCACCAGAAGAGAAAATGTGGGGAGGGATGGTAAGGATTTCATTGATGCGCAATAAAATAGAACATCTCCAAATTACGCCCGATTGCCCTCACTTGGTCTCCTTGTTCCTCAATGACAATTATCAATTGCGTACCATACATGGTGGTTTCTTTGAGCTCATGCCGAATCTTCAGATCCTCGATCTAAGCTATACTTGCATTGAATCTCTCCCAGTGTCGTTATCGTTATTAATGAATCTACGTGCACTCGTTCTAACAAACTGCAGACATCTAGTGGAGGTGTCACAATTGGGAAAGCTGGAGGAACTCCAACTTCTTGATCTCTCTGGATCTGGTTTAAAAAGCTTGCCTCAAGGCATTGCAAGCTTGATTAAACTCAAGTGGCTGGATCTATCATCTATGGAGGATCTCATCCCAAATATTCCCTGGGATATGATATTCGGGCTACCTAGTCTGGAGGTTCTAAGAATGATGGAGTTGAAACACGTGGACGGAGCTACTTTCAGTAAGGCTGCGACCATGACACGGCTGACTTCTTTAAGAATCCAACTGTACCATCTTAATGGCTTCATCGCACATGATATGTTCCACCGATGGTTTTCAGGCTTGAGAAGATTCCATGTTCAAGGTGAATATCAAAAGCGTAAAGGCTTCGAAAGCTTCGTTTTGGAAACTGGTAAGCATATAAGCATTCGTGGATGTGACAATTTCCCATGTGGGATTGAGGGGTTGATAAAACATGCAACCAGTTTACGCTTAGAAAACTGCAAAGGTCTGACAGATCTTTCTAAGTTCCAAGGCGATTTAAAGAGCTTAACATATCTTCAAGTCATTAAATGCAGTGGAGTGGAATGCATTATAGACTGTAGAGAGGTTGGAGATGATGTATTCCAATGTTTACAGTGGTTGTCTCTCAGTGATTTACCAAACTTGGAGAAGGTATTCGATGGTGGAGCGCCTCAGCCAAACACACGCCTTCAAAACCTCAGAAAAATATATGTTTTTCGATGTCCCAAGATAAGGTGTCTCTTCTCCTCTAATATGGTAGAATATCTACATCAATTAGAAGAGATTCGTGTACAGTTTTGTTACGAAATGGAGGAGATTATAGAAGGCGACATGCTTCCTCATAATTCATTCCCAAGATTACGCATCCTACAATTAGCAGGCTTATCGAAATTAGTAAGCATTTGTAGGCAGCGACTTATTTTTAAATCTTTGGAAGAGATGGAAGTAACTTACTGTCCTATGTTGAAGAAGCTCCCCCTATTCAGCTCAAGCATCCATCAAATAAAAGGAGAAATAGAAGGCGAGAGAGAGTGGTGGGAAGGATTAGAGTGGGAAGACGAGAACACCAAGTCCCTCTGCTCCACAATTTACAATTTACAAAGAAGCTTCCTCATAGAAAAG
- the LOC131249318 gene encoding disease resistance protein At4g27190-like isoform X2 → MELLSPVVDIVLFFVKPVSRFCVKPVYQRIRYLTHLNNNVETLKQEKEELQNKRNEIQADVNHAVSVGKRRIPVVENWLTEVSKIETEVDPMILEFEERRTCFNGCCTDYFSRYKLGKRVVKKLEDVKNLKVKGAFGEVAESPRPVPERQPSIPRGQQNTFNKTKEEILQCLRDEENGVVGVYGMGGIGKTTLMGAINDSLIRTGEFGVVIWVTVSKDLNLGLIQEQIGKKLEIRFDSNEDMEEKRHKLYARLKNVNYLLILDDLWEKISLKQVGIPKPDKINRCKIAITTRSFAVCNDMDVDKAIKVGALTEEEAWNFFCETCGDVAQSSEIRTVAEEVVKECGGLPLAIKTVGGAMKRKDRKELWEDALRALKGSSPEVPGMERQVFLPLKLSYDYLENEEIKSCFLYCSLFPEDYHIPIDWLVRYWATEEGFIKNVNNLEEASNKVHRILERIKDACLLDKGHLIATFSNYDDTVKMHDLLRDLAIWITSQLSSSSKDGSKFFVKTGEGLVQPPEEKMWGGMVRISLMRNKIEHLQITPDCPHLVSLFLNDNYQLRTIHGGFFELMPNLQILDLSYTCIESLPVSLSLLMNLRALVLTNCRHLVEVSQLGKLEELQLLDLSGSGLKSLPQGIASLIKLKWLDLSSMEDLIPNIPWDMIFGLPSLEVLRMMELKHVDGATFSKAATMTRLTSLRIQLYHLNGFIAHDMFHRWFSGLRRFHVQGEYQKRKGFESFVLETGKHISIRGCDNFPCGIEGLIKHATSLRLENCKGLTDLSKFQGDLKSLTYLQVIKCSGVECIIDCREVGDDVFQCLQWLSLSDLPNLEKVFDGGAPQPNTRLQNLRKIYVFRCPKIRCLFSSNMVEYLHQLEEIRVQFCYEMEEIIEGDMLPHNSFPRLRILQLAGLSKLVSICRQRLIFKSLEEMEVTYCPMLKKLPLFSSSIHQIKGEIEGEREWWEGLEWEDENTKSLCSTIYNLQRSFLIEKEYFPG, encoded by the exons aTGGAGTTGTTAAGTCCAGTTGTGGATATCGTTCTCTTCTTCGTGAAACCTGTTTCTCGCTTCTGCGTGAAACCTGTTTATCAGCGAATTCGTTATCTCACACACCTCAATAACAACGTGGAGACATTGAAGCAGGAAAAGGAAGAACTACAAAACAAGCGTAACGAAATTCAAGCGGACGTCAACCATGCTGTATCAGTCGGAAAGAGACGGATACCCGTGGTGGAGAATTGGCTCACGGAAGTCAGTAAAATCGAAACCGAAGTGGATCCAATGATATTAGAGTTCGAAGAAAGGAGAACATGCTTTAATGGTTGTTGCACTGATTACTTCTCACGCTACAAACTCGGAAAAAGGGTCGTTAAAAAGCTCGAAGACGTCAAAAACCTCAAAGTAAAAGGTGCCTTCGGCGAGGTGGCTGAGAGCCCTCGTCCGGTGCCGGAGAGGCAACCATCGATACCACGTGGACAGCAAAACACGTTTAATAAAACTAAGGAGGAGATATTGCAATGCTTACGCGACGAGGAGAATGGAGTCGTAGGTGTTTATGGAATGGGCGGAATAGGCAAAACAACTCTCATGGGAGCTATAAACGATAGCCTCATCAGAACCGGTGAGTTCGGCGTCGTCATTTGGGTAACCGTGTCCAAAGACCTCAACTTGGGATTAATCCAAGAGCAGATTGGAAAGAAATTGGAGATCAGGTTCGACAGCAACGAAGACATGGAAGAGAAGAGGCACAAGCTGTATGCTCGGTTGAAGAATGTGAATTATCTGCTCATTCTAGATGATCTATGGGAAAAAATTAGCTTGAAGCAAGTTGGAATTCCAAAGCCCGACAAGATAAACAGATGCAAGATTGCCATAACCACCCGATCCTTTGCCGTGTGTAATGATATGGACGTTGATAAGGCGATTAAAGTCGGGGCTCTCACGGAGGAGGAAGCATGGAATTTCTTCTGTGAAACATGTGGGGATGTGGCTCAGTCATCAGAGATTCGAACAGTGGCAGAGGAGGTTGTGAAGGAGTGCGGCGGATTACCACTTGCAATTAAGACAGTGGGAGGGGCCATGAAACGCAAAGATAGGAAAGAGCTATGGGAGGATGCATTGAGGGCATTGAAAGGATCATCACCTGAGGTTCCAGGTATGGAGCGTCAAGTATTTCTTCCTTTGAAACTTAGCTATGATTACTTGGAAAATGAAGAGATAAAATCTTGTTTCCTGTATTGCTCATTGTTTCCGGAAGATTATCATATACCAATAGATTGGCTAGTAAGATACTGGGCCACGGAGGAAGGATTCATAAAAAATGTGAATAACTTAGAAGAAGCATCAAACAAGGTGCATCGCATTCTTGAAAGAATCAAGGATGCATGCCTCTTGGATAAAGGGCATCTAATAGCGACGTTCTCTAATTACGATGACACCGTTAAGATGCATGATTTGCTCCGCGACCTAGCCATATGGATCACTTCACAATTGTCATCGTCATCCAAGGACGGTTCAAAATTCTTTGTGAAAACCGGGGAGGGATTAGTGCAGCCACCAGAAGAGAAAATGTGGGGAGGGATGGTAAGGATTTCATTGATGCGCAATAAAATAGAACATCTCCAAATTACGCCCGATTGCCCTCACTTGGTCTCCTTGTTCCTCAATGACAATTATCAATTGCGTACCATACATGGTGGTTTCTTTGAGCTCATGCCGAATCTTCAGATCCTCGATCTAAGCTATACTTGCATTGAATCTCTCCCAGTGTCGTTATCGTTATTAATGAATCTACGTGCACTCGTTCTAACAAACTGCAGACATCTAGTGGAGGTGTCACAATTGGGAAAGCTGGAGGAACTCCAACTTCTTGATCTCTCTGGATCTGGTTTAAAAAGCTTGCCTCAAGGCATTGCAAGCTTGATTAAACTCAAGTGGCTGGATCTATCATCTATGGAGGATCTCATCCCAAATATTCCCTGGGATATGATATTCGGGCTACCTAGTCTGGAGGTTCTAAGAATGATGGAGTTGAAACACGTGGACGGAGCTACTTTCAGTAAGGCTGCGACCATGACACGGCTGACTTCTTTAAGAATCCAACTGTACCATCTTAATGGCTTCATCGCACATGATATGTTCCACCGATGGTTTTCAGGCTTGAGAAGATTCCATGTTCAAGGTGAATATCAAAAGCGTAAAGGCTTCGAAAGCTTCGTTTTGGAAACTGGTAAGCATATAAGCATTCGTGGATGTGACAATTTCCCATGTGGGATTGAGGGGTTGATAAAACATGCAACCAGTTTACGCTTAGAAAACTGCAAAGGTCTGACAGATCTTTCTAAGTTCCAAGGCGATTTAAAGAGCTTAACATATCTTCAAGTCATTAAATGCAGTGGAGTGGAATGCATTATAGACTGTAGAGAGGTTGGAGATGATGTATTCCAATGTTTACAGTGGTTGTCTCTCAGTGATTTACCAAACTTGGAGAAGGTATTCGATGGTGGAGCGCCTCAGCCAAACACACGCCTTCAAAACCTCAGAAAAATATATGTTTTTCGATGTCCCAAGATAAGGTGTCTCTTCTCCTCTAATATGGTAGAATATCTACATCAATTAGAAGAGATTCGTGTACAGTTTTGTTACGAAATGGAGGAGATTATAGAAGGCGACATGCTTCCTCATAATTCATTCCCAAGATTACGCATCCTACAATTAGCAGGCTTATCGAAATTAGTAAGCATTTGTAGGCAGCGACTTATTTTTAAATCTTTGGAAGAGATGGAAGTAACTTACTGTCCTATGTTGAAGAAGCTCCCCCTATTCAGCTCAAGCATCCATCAAATAAAAGGAGAAATAGAAGGCGAGAGAGAGTGGTGGGAAGGATTAGAGTGGGAAGACGAGAACACCAAGTCCCTCTGCTCCACAATTTACAATTTACAAAGAAGCTTCCTCATAGAAAAG GAATATTTTCCTGGATAA
- the LOC131249318 gene encoding disease resistance protein At4g27190-like isoform X1: protein MELLSPVVDIVLFFVKPVSRFCVKPVYQRIRYLTHLNNNVETLKQEKEELQNKRNEIQADVNHAVSVGKRRIPVVENWLTEVSKIETEVDPMILEFEERRTCFNGCCTDYFSRYKLGKRVVKKLEDVKNLKVKGAFGEVAESPRPVPERQPSIPRGQQNTFNKTKEEILQCLRDEENGVVGVYGMGGIGKTTLMGAINDSLIRTGEFGVVIWVTVSKDLNLGLIQEQIGKKLEIRFDSNEDMEEKRHKLYARLKNVNYLLILDDLWEKISLKQVGIPKPDKINRCKIAITTRSFAVCNDMDVDKAIKVGALTEEEAWNFFCETCGDVAQSSEIRTVAEEVVKECGGLPLAIKTVGGAMKRKDRKELWEDALRALKGSSPEVPGMERQVFLPLKLSYDYLENEEIKSCFLYCSLFPEDYHIPIDWLVRYWATEEGFIKNVNNLEEASNKVHRILERIKDACLLDKGHLIATFSNYDDTVKMHDLLRDLAIWITSQLSSSSKDGSKFFVKTGEGLVQPPEEKMWGGMVRISLMRNKIEHLQITPDCPHLVSLFLNDNYQLRTIHGGFFELMPNLQILDLSYTCIESLPVSLSLLMNLRALVLTNCRHLVEVSQLGKLEELQLLDLSGSGLKSLPQGIASLIKLKWLDLSSMEDLIPNIPWDMIFGLPSLEVLRMMELKHVDGATFSKAATMTRLTSLRIQLYHLNGFIAHDMFHRWFSGLRRFHVQGEYQKRKGFESFVLETGKHISIRGCDNFPCGIEGLIKHATSLRLENCKGLTDLSKFQGDLKSLTYLQVIKCSGVECIIDCREVGDDVFQCLQWLSLSDLPNLEKVFDGGAPQPNTRLQNLRKIYVFRCPKIRCLFSSNMVEYLHQLEEIRVQFCYEMEEIIEGDMLPHNSFPRLRILQLAGLSKLVSICRQRLIFKSLEEMEVTYCPMLKKLPLFSSSIHQIKGEIEGEREWWEGLEWEDENTKSLCSTIYNLQRSFLIEKVNRFLSLTHVLICDKYHLNF, encoded by the coding sequence aTGGAGTTGTTAAGTCCAGTTGTGGATATCGTTCTCTTCTTCGTGAAACCTGTTTCTCGCTTCTGCGTGAAACCTGTTTATCAGCGAATTCGTTATCTCACACACCTCAATAACAACGTGGAGACATTGAAGCAGGAAAAGGAAGAACTACAAAACAAGCGTAACGAAATTCAAGCGGACGTCAACCATGCTGTATCAGTCGGAAAGAGACGGATACCCGTGGTGGAGAATTGGCTCACGGAAGTCAGTAAAATCGAAACCGAAGTGGATCCAATGATATTAGAGTTCGAAGAAAGGAGAACATGCTTTAATGGTTGTTGCACTGATTACTTCTCACGCTACAAACTCGGAAAAAGGGTCGTTAAAAAGCTCGAAGACGTCAAAAACCTCAAAGTAAAAGGTGCCTTCGGCGAGGTGGCTGAGAGCCCTCGTCCGGTGCCGGAGAGGCAACCATCGATACCACGTGGACAGCAAAACACGTTTAATAAAACTAAGGAGGAGATATTGCAATGCTTACGCGACGAGGAGAATGGAGTCGTAGGTGTTTATGGAATGGGCGGAATAGGCAAAACAACTCTCATGGGAGCTATAAACGATAGCCTCATCAGAACCGGTGAGTTCGGCGTCGTCATTTGGGTAACCGTGTCCAAAGACCTCAACTTGGGATTAATCCAAGAGCAGATTGGAAAGAAATTGGAGATCAGGTTCGACAGCAACGAAGACATGGAAGAGAAGAGGCACAAGCTGTATGCTCGGTTGAAGAATGTGAATTATCTGCTCATTCTAGATGATCTATGGGAAAAAATTAGCTTGAAGCAAGTTGGAATTCCAAAGCCCGACAAGATAAACAGATGCAAGATTGCCATAACCACCCGATCCTTTGCCGTGTGTAATGATATGGACGTTGATAAGGCGATTAAAGTCGGGGCTCTCACGGAGGAGGAAGCATGGAATTTCTTCTGTGAAACATGTGGGGATGTGGCTCAGTCATCAGAGATTCGAACAGTGGCAGAGGAGGTTGTGAAGGAGTGCGGCGGATTACCACTTGCAATTAAGACAGTGGGAGGGGCCATGAAACGCAAAGATAGGAAAGAGCTATGGGAGGATGCATTGAGGGCATTGAAAGGATCATCACCTGAGGTTCCAGGTATGGAGCGTCAAGTATTTCTTCCTTTGAAACTTAGCTATGATTACTTGGAAAATGAAGAGATAAAATCTTGTTTCCTGTATTGCTCATTGTTTCCGGAAGATTATCATATACCAATAGATTGGCTAGTAAGATACTGGGCCACGGAGGAAGGATTCATAAAAAATGTGAATAACTTAGAAGAAGCATCAAACAAGGTGCATCGCATTCTTGAAAGAATCAAGGATGCATGCCTCTTGGATAAAGGGCATCTAATAGCGACGTTCTCTAATTACGATGACACCGTTAAGATGCATGATTTGCTCCGCGACCTAGCCATATGGATCACTTCACAATTGTCATCGTCATCCAAGGACGGTTCAAAATTCTTTGTGAAAACCGGGGAGGGATTAGTGCAGCCACCAGAAGAGAAAATGTGGGGAGGGATGGTAAGGATTTCATTGATGCGCAATAAAATAGAACATCTCCAAATTACGCCCGATTGCCCTCACTTGGTCTCCTTGTTCCTCAATGACAATTATCAATTGCGTACCATACATGGTGGTTTCTTTGAGCTCATGCCGAATCTTCAGATCCTCGATCTAAGCTATACTTGCATTGAATCTCTCCCAGTGTCGTTATCGTTATTAATGAATCTACGTGCACTCGTTCTAACAAACTGCAGACATCTAGTGGAGGTGTCACAATTGGGAAAGCTGGAGGAACTCCAACTTCTTGATCTCTCTGGATCTGGTTTAAAAAGCTTGCCTCAAGGCATTGCAAGCTTGATTAAACTCAAGTGGCTGGATCTATCATCTATGGAGGATCTCATCCCAAATATTCCCTGGGATATGATATTCGGGCTACCTAGTCTGGAGGTTCTAAGAATGATGGAGTTGAAACACGTGGACGGAGCTACTTTCAGTAAGGCTGCGACCATGACACGGCTGACTTCTTTAAGAATCCAACTGTACCATCTTAATGGCTTCATCGCACATGATATGTTCCACCGATGGTTTTCAGGCTTGAGAAGATTCCATGTTCAAGGTGAATATCAAAAGCGTAAAGGCTTCGAAAGCTTCGTTTTGGAAACTGGTAAGCATATAAGCATTCGTGGATGTGACAATTTCCCATGTGGGATTGAGGGGTTGATAAAACATGCAACCAGTTTACGCTTAGAAAACTGCAAAGGTCTGACAGATCTTTCTAAGTTCCAAGGCGATTTAAAGAGCTTAACATATCTTCAAGTCATTAAATGCAGTGGAGTGGAATGCATTATAGACTGTAGAGAGGTTGGAGATGATGTATTCCAATGTTTACAGTGGTTGTCTCTCAGTGATTTACCAAACTTGGAGAAGGTATTCGATGGTGGAGCGCCTCAGCCAAACACACGCCTTCAAAACCTCAGAAAAATATATGTTTTTCGATGTCCCAAGATAAGGTGTCTCTTCTCCTCTAATATGGTAGAATATCTACATCAATTAGAAGAGATTCGTGTACAGTTTTGTTACGAAATGGAGGAGATTATAGAAGGCGACATGCTTCCTCATAATTCATTCCCAAGATTACGCATCCTACAATTAGCAGGCTTATCGAAATTAGTAAGCATTTGTAGGCAGCGACTTATTTTTAAATCTTTGGAAGAGATGGAAGTAACTTACTGTCCTATGTTGAAGAAGCTCCCCCTATTCAGCTCAAGCATCCATCAAATAAAAGGAGAAATAGAAGGCGAGAGAGAGTGGTGGGAAGGATTAGAGTGGGAAGACGAGAACACCAAGTCCCTCTGCTCCACAATTTACAATTTACAAAGAAGCTTCCTCATAGAAAAGGTAAA